The genome window CACCTTCAGCTTGTCGTAGCTTTCGGGATTGACGAAACTTTCTTCGCTGACTTCCGTTTCTACAGCCCAGGCAGTCTGGACGGTCAGGGGGGCGCTATTTGAAATCAGGGTCCAGGCCAAAACCAGAGCGAAGACCAGGCTTCCTTTCAATATTCCGGGGGTCCATCTTTCGAATAAAAAACTCAATGTCACTCTCCACAAAAAAGTGAAACGCTGTTTCCAGACAATTATAACCAAATCAAGACTCAATAAACATCCCCAAATGTCATTTCCCGGCCACCCGGAACCAGGGAGACGGCTTGATGGGCTTGCCTTTGTGCCGCAATTCAAAATACAGGGCGTCGCCCACCAGCGAACCGGAATTGCCCGACAGGCCAATCACTTTGCCCTCCTCCACGACCTGCCCTTTTTTAATCTGAATCGCATCGAGGTGCCCATACAGGGAGTGGTAATTGTTGCCGTGGCCCAGAATGACGAGATTGCCATAACCTTCCAGAAATCCGGTGTACAAAACTTTTCCGTAAAAAATGGCGCGCACCGGAGTGCCCGTTTTCACCTTCAGATTGATGCCGTTGTACACGATGTAAGTGTCGAACCGCTCGTCCCACTTTTTGCCGAAACGGTTCAGCCGTTTTCCCTGGACCGGGTATTGGAGGCGGCCTTTCATGTCGGCCAGGCTGAGGCCCTGTTTGAGAATCAGTTTTTCCTGCAAGCGCCCGATCAGGTCATTCAAACCTTCCGACGCCTTGACCAGTTCCCGCCGGGATTGCAGGGCGAAATTCTTTTTGGTTTTGATTTTTTTCAGAAATTGGGATTTGTTGCCGGCCTCCCCTTCCAATTCCTGTTTTTTCTTCAACGCTTCCTCTTGCAACTGCAACAGCGATTTCTGACTTTTTTCAAGCCGGACGGTCTCATACTCCAGCTTTTCCATCTGCTCCATATAATCCTGAAAAATGGTGGCGTCGTAGGCCATGACATTCTCCATGTACTTGAGACGGGTGAGGAGTTGATTGAAGGTATCGGACGAAAATAAAATTTTGACCAGGTACATGTCGCCATTCTTGTAAATCTGGCGCAGGCGGTCTTTCAAAACCAGTTTGTATCGATCGAGCTTTTCCTGATGTTCCTGAATCGCATCCCTGGCCTGCCGGACCTGCCGCTCGTTGACCTGGATGTTGTACTGATAAATTTTCAATTCCCGCTCACGTAATTTCATCCGGTCTTCCAGATGGCGCAGGGTTTTGAGTATGCGCGTTTCTTCCTGGCCGATCTGGGAGAGTTCCTGGTTTTGCTGTTCGATTTTCCGGCGGAGTTGATCGAGCTCGCTTTTTTCCTGTTCCAGCAGATTTTCAACCTGGCTGCCAGGCTTGTCCTTGGATAAGGCCGGCGCGCTCCATCCCACTGCCACAAGAAGGAACGCCAGCGTTGCCCAGACGGAATGTGATTGCGAACCGGTCATTTGCTACCAAACATTTTCAGGAACTGGTTGACGGAAATGTAACTGCCCACCCATCCAAGAACGGTGCTGCACAAAAAAATACTGCCGATGAACTCCAGCGTCAGAAAATGAAACTCCATGCCCCGGGTGATGGCGGCCAGCGACCCCTGGAAATTGAGTGTCAGAAAGACCTGAAGTCCCTTGACCAGAGCCAGAGACAGGACAGCCCCCAGAATACCGTGCATCACGCCCTCCATGAGATACGGAAACTTGATGAAGCGTGGCGTGGCGCCGATGAGGAGCATCAACTCGATTTCTTCCTTGCGCGAAAACACCGACAGCTTGATGGTATTGGAAATGATGAGCAGCGCTCCCAGGCTGAGCAGGGTGCCCAGCGCAATCAGAAACACCTTCATGAAAATCATGAACGTTTCGAAACGTCCGATCCATTTTTCGCCGTATTCCACCGACTCCACTCCCGCCTTGAGCCGCACTCGTTCCGCAAACATCTTGATGGCCTGAAACTGGTGGTCCAAGGGCTGAAACTGGATGTTGTAGGACGCCGGAAGCGGGTTCATGTCCATCTGCCCGAGAAACTCCGCGTGATCGGAAAACATGTCCTTGAATGTTTTCCAAGCCTGATCGCGGGAGACATACTCAACCCCCTTAACTTCCGGGCTGGCCTCGATGAATGTTTCCAGTTTGGCTTTCTGATCGGCGCTGACACGGTCTTCCAGATAGACGATCAACTGGACCTGGTTGCTCCACGATGTCAGCAGGGAATTGAGATTGACGTAGATGAAGATGAACAGGCTGAAAATGGAGAGGGCAACGGTGATCGAGCCCACCGAGGCCAGGCAGGTTTGCTTGTTGGATTTGATGTTGGAAATCGCCGCTCTGAAACTTCGGATCAGGAAGCTCACGTCAACACCCGTGCGTCCGCAATGCGTCCCCGGTTCAAGGTGATGACCGAGTGATTGCCGCTGTCCAACATATCCTGATTGTGCGTGGCGAACACCACGGTCGTCCCGGCGCGGTTGGCCTGCTCGAACAGCTTGAGGATCTCCCGCGAAATGTCGGGGTCGAGATTTCCCGTCGGCTCATCCGCCAGCAGGATCTTCGGTTCGTTGACCAGCGCCCGGGCGATGGCCACCCGCTGCTGCTCGCCGCCGGACAATTGCAGGGGATACGCGTCCTTGCGGTGCGACAGGCCGACGTTCTTCAACGCTTCCCATGCTCTGGAGCGGATGGCCCGGCGCGGCGTGTTGCTGGTGATTTCCAGCGCAAACGCCACATTCTCAAAAATGGTTTTCCCGGCGAGCAGCTTGTAGTCCTGAAACACCACGCCGATGTTGCGCCGCAACAGGTACAGCATGCTCTCCTTGAACTTGCCGATGTTCATGCCGTTGACCAGCACCTGCCCCTGATCGTGCCGCTCCCAGCGGAACAGGATTTTGAGCAACGTGGATTTGCCCGCGCCGCTGGGTCCGCTCAGAAACACGAACGCCCCCTTCTTGATGACCATGGAAATATCGAACAGGGCGGGAGTGTTTCCCTCGTAGGTTTTATATACGTTGTACAGTTGAATCATGCGTTAACGGTCCGAACCATACAAAAAAGTTCCAGCCCCGGAGAGGAACCGGGTGGGCTTTACATTTTGGGAGTGGATTGCGGCAATTCGTCCGCGAGAATGATATCGCTGTCCATGGAATCCTCGGAAATGTATTCGCCGGTCGCCATCAAGGCCAGCACATCATGACCGTAAAACTCCCGGACCTGCGTATCGGAAAGCAAATCCAGATTGATAAAGGTTTTTATAATCAGACGCCCGTCATCAATTTCGTAGGCGAACACGCCGGCTGAGCTCACCAGATAACCTTCGTGGTGGCCGAAAGTCAGCAATCCCTCTTCGAGGTAGCCGTCGAGGGTGATGATGCAGTTCTCTGTGGTTTGCGTGCGTTCGCTGAACCGGTCGATGCAATGGGTGGTGTACGCCAACTGCGGATGCGTGAACGATTTATAGAGCTTGCCCTTGTCGGTGGATTCACTGTGAGAGGGGGAGACCAGGGTCACGAATCCATGCTTGTTGAAATCCACCAGGCACAACACATCTTTGCCGAATTTACGGGCGACTTTTTGCGTGACCCGATCCATGAAGCGCTGGCGCTTGCGGATGGAGATGCGTCCGGATCGGCCGAAATGCTTCTGGTATTCCTTCTTGAGATAGGCTTCGATCTGGTGTTTCTTGAATGCAAAATGTTTGTCGTCTGCCATTCCTGAACCTGAAAAATTTGAACGATTGCCGCTCCAAAACCATTATACCCATCCTGCCCGGCGGAAAAAAGGCGATTTTGATCTTTAACATTGAAATTGAAGG of Nitrospina watsonii contains these proteins:
- the ftsX gene encoding permease-like cell division protein FtsX, translating into MSFLIRSFRAAISNIKSNKQTCLASVGSITVALSIFSLFIFIYVNLNSLLTSWSNQVQLIVYLEDRVSADQKAKLETFIEASPEVKGVEYVSRDQAWKTFKDMFSDHAEFLGQMDMNPLPASYNIQFQPLDHQFQAIKMFAERVRLKAGVESVEYGEKWIGRFETFMIFMKVFLIALGTLLSLGALLIISNTIKLSVFSRKEEIELMLLIGATPRFIKFPYLMEGVMHGILGAVLSLALVKGLQVFLTLNFQGSLAAITRGMEFHFLTLEFIGSIFLCSTVLGWVGSYISVNQFLKMFGSK
- the ftsE gene encoding cell division ATP-binding protein FtsE gives rise to the protein MIQLYNVYKTYEGNTPALFDISMVIKKGAFVFLSGPSGAGKSTLLKILFRWERHDQGQVLVNGMNIGKFKESMLYLLRRNIGVVFQDYKLLAGKTIFENVAFALEITSNTPRRAIRSRAWEALKNVGLSHRKDAYPLQLSGGEQQRVAIARALVNEPKILLADEPTGNLDPDISREILKLFEQANRAGTTVVFATHNQDMLDSGNHSVITLNRGRIADARVLT
- a CDS encoding murein hydrolase activator EnvC family protein, encoding MTGSQSHSVWATLAFLLVAVGWSAPALSKDKPGSQVENLLEQEKSELDQLRRKIEQQNQELSQIGQEETRILKTLRHLEDRMKLRERELKIYQYNIQVNERQVRQARDAIQEHQEKLDRYKLVLKDRLRQIYKNGDMYLVKILFSSDTFNQLLTRLKYMENVMAYDATIFQDYMEQMEKLEYETVRLEKSQKSLLQLQEEALKKKQELEGEAGNKSQFLKKIKTKKNFALQSRRELVKASEGLNDLIGRLQEKLILKQGLSLADMKGRLQYPVQGKRLNRFGKKWDERFDTYIVYNGINLKVKTGTPVRAIFYGKVLYTGFLEGYGNLVILGHGNNYHSLYGHLDAIQIKKGQVVEEGKVIGLSGNSGSLVGDALYFELRHKGKPIKPSPWFRVAGK